The Geodermatophilaceae bacterium NBWT11 genome has a segment encoding these proteins:
- a CDS encoding alpha/beta hydrolase encodes MPSALARAVPPLLRLARFQRTFATPQGMQDRLAEVALRPEAYGPPNRLPGGVRVTVGHDTGWPVYVVAPAGTPSGQHVVYSHGGSWAFEISPFHWRLIARVVAESGATVTVPIYPLTPVGTAATVVPAVADLLADLVARHGAANVTAMGDSAGGQISLSAALLLRDRGVPPLRRTVLISPALDLSLANPEIDRVEPTDPWLARPGVRVSIDLWRDGLPFDDPRVSPLAGDLTGLGPITVFGGSLDITHPDIRLLVARAREAGVEVDDQDGPGMVHVWPLLPIPEARAARRVVVAGLTG; translated from the coding sequence CTTCCAGCGCACCTTCGCCACCCCGCAGGGCATGCAGGACCGGCTCGCCGAGGTCGCGCTGCGCCCGGAGGCCTACGGCCCGCCGAACCGGCTGCCCGGGGGCGTACGGGTCACCGTGGGGCACGACACCGGCTGGCCCGTCTACGTCGTCGCCCCCGCCGGGACACCCTCGGGCCAGCACGTCGTGTACTCCCACGGCGGGTCGTGGGCGTTCGAGATCAGCCCGTTCCACTGGCGGCTGATCGCCCGCGTGGTGGCCGAGAGCGGGGCCACGGTGACGGTGCCGATCTACCCGCTGACCCCGGTGGGGACCGCTGCCACCGTCGTCCCCGCGGTGGCAGACCTGCTCGCCGACCTGGTGGCGCGGCACGGCGCGGCGAACGTGACTGCGATGGGCGACTCCGCCGGCGGGCAGATCTCGTTGTCCGCGGCCCTGCTGCTGCGCGACCGGGGCGTGCCACCGCTGCGCCGCACGGTGCTCATCTCCCCGGCGCTGGACCTCTCCCTGGCCAACCCCGAGATCGACCGGGTGGAGCCCACCGACCCGTGGCTGGCCCGCCCGGGCGTGCGGGTCAGCATCGACCTGTGGCGGGACGGGCTGCCCTTCGACGACCCCCGGGTCAGCCCGCTGGCCGGCGACCTGACCGGGCTGGGCCCGATCACCGTGTTCGGCGGCTCGCTGGACATCACCCACCCCGACATCCGGCTGCTGGTCGCCCGAGCGCGGGAGGCCGGGGTCGAGGTGGACGACCAGGACGGACCCGGGATGGTGCACGTCTGGCCGCTGCTGCCCATCCCCGAGGCGCGGGCCGCGCGGCGGGTGGTCGTGGCCGGCCTGACGGGCTGA
- the recD gene encoding exodeoxyribonuclease V subunit alpha — MIPTRATGLLAVFAEAGVLAPADVHVALRLSRLGGETDQTVLLAAALAVRGVRTGSVCVDLSTVAETVVPEEDTVVGDAPAPDPVELPWPTDWSAVTASPLVAVGPDAPWQPLRWVDGLLYLDRYWQQEQLVRAELDARAAQRPPAVDLSSLPTLFPGPAPDRQRLAAAVAAGRWVSVITGGPGTGKTHTVARLLALLVAQEGPRVRIALAAPTGKAAARLQESVRAQAAELGLPDDLTASTLHRLLGWRPDSRSRFKHDAGNRLPFDVVVVDESSMVPLTLMARLLEAVRPTARLVLVGDPDQLTPVEAGAVLSDLVHRPAAGGAAAPPPEAAHDLDLDATELDQLGNGVVRLRVSHRYGRSIGALAEAVRAGKASQVVGLLTHGEGLSLDPTPDALAAEVRAAAEELGAAARAGDGPAALALLGRHRLLCAHRSGPFGVGHWNDQVTRWTGALPGDWWPGQPLLVTANDYDNALFNGDTGVVVRGPDGLRAAFDGREPLPLSRLSSVRTAHALTVHRSQGSQYEAVTVLLPPVGSPLLTRELLYTAVTRASARVRVVGSEESVRAAVARPVVRASGLRRQIGG; from the coding sequence GTGATCCCCACCCGGGCCACCGGCCTCCTCGCCGTGTTCGCCGAGGCGGGCGTGCTCGCCCCGGCCGACGTGCACGTGGCGCTGCGGCTGTCCCGGCTCGGTGGGGAGACCGACCAGACCGTGCTGCTGGCCGCGGCGCTGGCCGTCCGCGGGGTGCGCACCGGCTCGGTGTGCGTCGACCTGTCCACCGTGGCCGAGACCGTGGTGCCCGAGGAGGACACGGTGGTCGGGGACGCGCCGGCACCCGACCCGGTCGAGCTGCCCTGGCCGACCGACTGGTCCGCGGTGACGGCCAGCCCGCTGGTGGCCGTCGGCCCCGACGCGCCGTGGCAGCCGCTGCGCTGGGTCGACGGGCTGCTTTACCTCGACCGCTACTGGCAGCAGGAGCAGCTGGTCCGGGCCGAGCTCGACGCCCGGGCCGCCCAGCGGCCCCCGGCGGTGGACCTCTCGTCGCTGCCCACCCTGTTCCCCGGGCCGGCGCCGGACCGGCAGCGGTTGGCCGCGGCGGTGGCTGCCGGACGGTGGGTCAGCGTCATCACCGGTGGACCCGGCACGGGGAAGACGCACACCGTCGCCCGGCTGCTGGCGCTGCTGGTCGCCCAGGAGGGCCCGCGGGTGCGGATCGCCCTGGCCGCCCCGACCGGCAAGGCCGCGGCCCGCCTGCAGGAGTCCGTCCGGGCCCAGGCCGCCGAGCTGGGGCTGCCCGACGACCTGACCGCCTCCACGCTGCACCGGCTGCTGGGTTGGCGGCCCGACAGCCGCAGCCGGTTCAAGCACGACGCGGGCAACCGGCTGCCCTTCGACGTGGTCGTGGTCGACGAGTCCTCGATGGTGCCGCTGACGCTGATGGCCCGGCTGCTGGAGGCGGTGCGACCCACCGCCCGACTGGTGCTCGTCGGTGATCCCGACCAGCTCACCCCGGTGGAGGCCGGGGCGGTCCTGAGCGACCTGGTGCACCGTCCGGCCGCCGGCGGGGCGGCCGCCCCGCCTCCCGAGGCCGCCCACGACCTGGACCTCGACGCCACCGAGCTCGACCAGTTGGGCAACGGGGTGGTCCGGCTGCGGGTGTCGCACCGCTACGGCCGGAGCATCGGCGCGCTGGCCGAGGCCGTGCGGGCTGGGAAGGCCTCCCAGGTCGTCGGGCTGCTCACCCACGGCGAGGGGCTCTCGCTGGACCCCACCCCCGACGCGCTGGCCGCCGAGGTCCGGGCCGCGGCCGAGGAGCTGGGCGCCGCGGCGCGGGCCGGGGACGGGCCCGCGGCCCTGGCCCTGCTGGGGCGGCACCGGCTGCTGTGTGCGCACCGCAGCGGCCCGTTCGGCGTGGGGCACTGGAACGACCAGGTCACCCGGTGGACGGGGGCGCTGCCCGGGGACTGGTGGCCGGGTCAGCCGCTGCTGGTCACCGCCAACGACTACGACAACGCGCTGTTCAACGGCGACACCGGGGTGGTGGTCCGCGGTCCCGACGGGCTGCGGGCGGCGTTCGACGGGCGGGAGCCGCTGCCGCTGTCCCGGCTGTCCTCGGTGCGCACCGCGCACGCGCTCACCGTGCACCGCAGCCAGGGCAGCCAGTACGAGGCGGTCACCGTGCTGCTGCCACCGGTGGGGTCCCCGCTGCTCACCCGGGAGCTGCTCTACACCGCTGTCACCCGGGCCAGCGCCCGCGTGCGGGTGGTCGGCAGCGAGGAGTCGGTGCGCGCTGCCGTGGCCCGCCCGGTGGTGCGCGCCAGCGGCCTGCGCCGGCAGATCGGCGGGTGA